The following nucleotide sequence is from Desertifilum tharense IPPAS B-1220.
AAATGTATGTCATTAACGATGACATAGAAGTTCGCCACAAACGGATTAAACGCTATCACCAAGTCGTCTTAGCCAAAAATACCCAAGGGTATAAGAACCTGGTGAAACTCACCACCATTTCTAACCTCAAGGGGATTCAAGGAACGGGGATCTTTGCGCGTCCTTGTATTAATAAAGAACTGCTGAAACAATATCGAGAAGGCTTAATTGTCACCAGCGCTTGCTTAGGGGGAGAAGTTCCCCAAGCAATTTTACAACGGCGTCCCGATGTGGCGCGGCGGGTGGCCCAGGAATATAAAGATATTTTTGGGGAAGACTATTATTTAGAAATTCAGGATCACGGATCGAAAGAAGACCGGATCGTGAATGTGGAAATTGTTAAAATTGCTCAAGAACTGGGGATTAAAGTCGTTGCAACCAACGATTCCCACTTTATCTCTTGTTATGACGTAGAAGCCCACGATGCGCTACTGTGCATCCAAACCGGGAAACTGATTGTTGAAGATAAGCGCCTGCGCTATAGCGGTACAGAATATCTTAAGTCTGCCGAAGAGATGGCGCAACTATTCCGCGATCACTTACCGGATGAGGTGATTAAAGAGGCGATCGCCAATACCTTAGAAGTGGCAGACAAGGTGGAACCCTATAATATTATGGGTTCTCCCCGTATCCCCGATTACCCCGTTCCCCCCGAACACACCGCAGACACCTATTTAGAGAAACTGGCGTGGGATGGGTTGCTAGAACGACTGGGGAGGCGATCGCGATCGGAAATTGACCCCGTTTACAAAGAACGCATGGAAACCGAACTGAAGGTTCTCCAACAAATGGGGTTTTCCACTTACTTTTTAGTGGTTTGGGACTATATTAAATTCGCTAGAGATCGTCAAATTCCAGTCGGTCCCGGACGCGGTTCGGCGGCGGGTTCTTTAGTTGCTTATTGTCTAAAAATTACCAACATTGACCCCGTACATCACGGCTTATTATTTGAGCGATTTCTCAATCCCGAACGGAAATCGATGCCCGATATTGATACTGATTTCTGTATCGAACGTCGGGATGAAATGATTAAATATGTTACCGAAAAATACGGAGAAGATCGCGTCGCCCAAATTATTACCTTTAACCGCATGACCTCAAAAGCCGTCTTAAAAGACGTGGCGCGGGTGTTAAATATTCCTTATGGGGACGCCGATCAAATGGCAAAAATGATTCCCGTTGCGCGGGGAAAACCGGCTAAGTTAAAGGTAATGATTTCTGATGAAACGCCTGCCCCTGAATTTAAACAAAAATACGAAAGCGATCCCAACGTTCGCCGCTGGGTAGATATGGCGATGCGAATTGAAGGAACGAACAAAACCTTCGGCGTTCATGCGGCGGGTGTGGTAATTGCAGCCGAACCTTTAGATGAAATTGTACCGCTACAAAAGAATAATGACGGGGCAGTTATTACCCAGTATTTCATGGAAGACATTGAATCGATGGGTCTTCTGAAAATGGACTTTTTGGGATTAAAAAACCTCACAATTATTAAAAAAGCCGTCGATTTAATTAAATTAAATCACAACCTAGAACTTGACCCCGATCAAATTCCTCGCGACGAACGCAAGGCATTTCAAATCCTCTCCAAAGGTCAAATTAAAAAGATGCCAGAGGATATCCAAAAAACCTATAAAGTTTTGGAAGCGGGCGATTTAGAAGGCATCTTTCAGCTAGAATCCTCTGGGATGCGCCAAGTGGTGCGCGACCTCAAACCCTCTTGTATTGAAGATATTTCTTCAATTCTAGCCCTTTATCGACCGGGGCCTTTAGATGCCGGTCTAATTCCTAAATTTATTGACCGCAAACACGGGCGCGAGGATATTCAATACGAACATGAAATTCTAGAACCCATTCTGCAAGAAACCTATGCGGTTTTGGTCTATCAAGAACAAATCATGAAATTAGCCCAAGATTTAGCCGGATATTCCTTGGGTCAAGCAGATTTGTTAAGGCGGGCAATGGGTAAGAAAAAGCCCGAAGAAATGCAGAAACATCGCGTCCTATTTGTGGATGGGGCAGCGCAAAATGGAATTAGCAAAGCTTTAGCCGATAATCTGTTTGAGCAGATGCTAAAGTTTGCTGAATATTGCTTTAATAAATCCCATTCCACGGCCTATGGATATGTTACCTATCAAACGGCATATCTCAAGGCAAATTATCCGGTTGAATATATGGCAGCTTTGCTTTCTGCCAATAGCGATAATCAAGATAAGGTCAAAGCTTACCTTAACAATTGTCAAGCCTCAAATATTGAGATAGAAGGGCCGGATATTAATCGGTCGGGTGTAGAATTTACCCCGATCGGGCAAAAGATTCTATTTGGCTTATCGGCGGTGAAAAATGTTGGGGAAAACGCGATCCACTCTATTTTAGAAGCGAGAAAGACCGATGGGCCGTTTCGATCCTTAGCTGATTTGTGCGATCGCGTAGACTTGCGGGCGGTTAACCGTCGTACCCTCGAAACCCTGATCCACTGCGGCGCTTTTGATAAACTCAACCCCAACCGTCGCCAACTGGTTCGCGATCTCCCCTTTGCCATCGACTGGGCGCAAAGTCGGGCAAAAGACCGCGCGGTCGGTCAAATTAACCTGTTTGATATGATGGGGGATACCCACGCTGAGGGTAAACAAAGTAACGCCTTTGAATCTGCCCCCACTGCACCCCCCGCAGCAGACTATTCTCAACAAGAGAAACTGCAAATCGAGAAAGAACTCCTCGGCTTTTACCTTTCCGATCACCCCTTAAAGTCGCTGCATCGCGCCACTCAGAATATTGGACTTTCCACAGTGAGTTTATCGCGCTTGGCAGAGGTAAACAAACGCACTAAAGTTTGCGCGATCGCCATCCTTACTGAAGTCAAGAAAGTCGTAACGAAAAAAAGCGGCGAAGAGATGGCCATCTTGAAAATAGAAGATATGGAAACCCAGGCGGATGCTGTGGTTTTCCCGGAAACTTACAAAAAGATTGGTAGCCTCATCGAACCGGATGCGCGGTTAATCCTCTGGGGAAAAGTCAGCCAGCGAGAAGATAACTATCAGATCGTCATTGACGATGCAGTCCAGATTGAACCCGATCGCCTAGTCGTTCTGCAACTGAACTACGATCAAGTCAGCGACGCCCAATTCCGCCAACACCTCCTCGTAAGTTTGCAAGAACAATCAGGAGAACCGCGCCAACCCAAAGTCCCCGTCATTGGGATTATTGCGGGACAATCCTCGCGCTATATTATTCGCTTTGGTCATGAGTTTTGGGTACAAGACTGCGAAACCACCGTCAACCGCTTAAGCAGTAGCAGTTTCTCGGTGAGTTTGCAGCCTCTTTCCCAGTAGCCTAGACTGCGAGGAAGCGTTGAATCACCTCGTTACTGAGTTCGCTAGTTGAACCCGAAGCAACGATACCGCCCTTTTGCATCGCATAATACCAATCTGCTTGGCGAACAAAATGCAAGTGTTGTTCGACCAACAGCACAGAAATTCCCGTCGTTTCAATAATTCGCCGCACGGCAGCTTCAATTTCTAGAATAATTGAAGGTTGAATACCTTCAGTGGGTTCGTCCAGAACTAACAGGCGAGGACGGCCCATCAACGCCCGCGCGATCGCCAATTGCTGCTGCTGTCCCCCGCTCAAATCGCCTCCCATTCGCCCTAGCATCGTCTTGAGGACGGGGAAAAGCTCAAAAATCTCTTCTGAAACCTCACTATTACCCCGGCGTCCTTCTGGGCGGGCTTCCATGCCTAAAAGAAGATTTTCCTTAACGCTGAGACGGGGGATGATTTCGCGACCTTGGGGAACGTAACCAATCCCTAGGCGGGCCCGTTGGTCTGGGGTACATTCGGTAATAGGTTTATCGCCTAAAACCACCTGTCCGGTACGGGGTTTGAGCAATCCCATAATCGTCTTGAGGAGAGTGGTTTTTCCCACGCCGTTACGACCAATTAAGCAAACCATTTTGCTACTCGGAACGCTGAGATCCACATCCCGAAGAATATGACTTTCGCCGTAATAGACATTGAGACCCGATACTTGCAGCATCAGTTGAGTCCCTTCAGATGCGATCGCCGGACTTGCTTGTACCATTTTGACGCCTAAAACAACAACAGCTTGAGGAGGCTTTATTCTACCCCTTTTGATGAATAAACCAGAGGAACCCTAGAGATCGTATTAGAATATACCCAATGTCAAAATCAGGGTGCAGCCTGTGCTGCAAATGAGAGCGATCGCCATCAGGCGACCCCCGCAACGTTCATTCCACTCCATCCTGTCCAAGATCGATTCAGATAACCCGCAAGTTTGGGCTTAAGAGGCAATAATGAGAACGGTCACTTCCTTAGCAGAAGTTGCAACTGATTTAGAAAATCACGCTAATTCTGGGCGGATCAAAAAACTGATTTTTAGCCTTTGTCAAAATCAGTGGGAAAATGACCTAACAAAAATCGATCGAGTTCCCTTTGTAGAACTCGTTCAACAGTTTCGCGAGTTACATTCCAGCTTAGATAAAGCCGATCTCGCTCTCGATCGCATGGTAAAAACCCTGAACAAACCCGCCGAATATGCCTTAGTGGCTCAAGTCATTCTTCAGCATTTCCGTCCCCTGTATCGCATTCTAGAAGAACCCACCCAAATCTTACCGAATGCCACCGACTATTCGCCCGCGCACCAATCTCACCTGACCACCGTTTACGATCCCTTTCGCCTGCGTTTGTCTGTCATGCAATATACAACGCCACTGCGAGCCAAAATCGTCTTATTTTCAGCGCTATATCATCCCTTTGGCTTTCGTTCGCGAGATTGGATCGAACTCAAAAATCTAGAATTAGACTACTTACTGGTTAAGATTTTTCGGGAGTGCGAAAGCGCCAAAGAACTGGAAAAGAAACTGACTCAAGTCTCGCCGGGAGTCCCTGAAAAATCAGAACTTCTCCAAGCTGCCAGCGCCATTATTCAAGCCTTAACGCCCCTTTATCCAAAACGTCAAATCGCCCTGAATCAAGCCTCGCCCTACTACCAACATCCCACAGAAATCACTCAGTTAATGCCGAGCAACTTAACTGAAGAAATTCTAGCCAATTGGGACGATAGCGACGATGACGAAGAAGCCACTTGTCAATTCTTCATACCTTAAACCGAGAGTTCAACTTCAACTATGGATAGCAACGAACTTTTACAGCGGTATGAAGCAGGCGAAACAAAATTTCCAGGGGCTAGCTTAAGCCGAGCTAATTTGAGCAATGCCGACTTAATTGGAATTAATCTTTATCAAGCAGATTTACAAAATGCCAATTTAGTCTTTGCTTACCTTAACCGCGCCAATCTCAATCGCGCTAACTTAATGGGCGTCAACTTAAGTGGAGCCAACCTTTCCCAAGCTTCTCTAAGTTCAGCTAACCTAAAAGATGCCGATTTACATGGCGCGTTACTTCCCCAAGCCGATTTACGCAATGCGAATTTAATCTTAGCAAATCTCTTAGATGCTAACCTGATTGAAGCCGATTTAAGAGGAGCAGATTTAAGCGGCGCAAACCTTACAGGAGCTTGTTTGCGAGGCGCTAATTTCCGAGAAGAAAAGCGCTTATACACCTCATCTTTGCGCGGTACCACCTTACGAAAAGCCGACTTACAAGGCGTCAATCTCACGGGTGCTAATTTAGCAAAAGTAGACTTAAGCGGCGCAAATTTAGCAGAAGCAACCCTTCGCAATGTTGACTTACGAGGCGCAAACTTAAACGGTGCCAACTTAAGTGGAGCCTTTTTAACAGAGGCAAACTTAAGCGAAGCAAACTTACAACAAGCCACCCTCGTGAATACTAAAATAGAACGGGGAAATTTGACCAACGCCGACTTACAAGGGGTCAATTTATCGGGTTCTTTGCTTGCCGATGCTAAACTAGTTCGCGCCAACTTAAGCCAAACCAATCTTTACCGAACTCGCCTCACGCGGGGCGATTTAAGCCGAGCGAAGTTAGTGGGTGCTAATTTAACAGAAGCGGACTTAATTGAAGCTTATCTAGCGCGAACCGATCTAACCAACGCGAATTTAACAAAAGCCAATTTAGTCCGGGCAGAAATGAGCAGCACAAACTTATTAGGGGCAATTTTACAAGCAACAATCATGCCCGATGGTAACATTCGGAACTCAAGATAAAGAAGAACGGCTCCGAGGCTTGCTGGTGTTCGGCTTTGCGGGATTCAATCCAACCCCCAAAAAGAGTTCTCAATCAACCCGAAAGCAGTTGGCTTTTGAAAAGCGCGATCGCCTCCTCAACCCTTGGGCGCAGAAGTTCTAGACGCGCCAAATCGCTACACCTCCACAGAGTTCCCCTAAAGCGTGGAATCTGACCCCCTCTTGCTCTAAACTGGGAGGGCGATAAATTGTCGGGTCTAGGAAGGAGCGAAGGGATGCGACTCTCACAAATGCTGTTTTATACGTTACGGGAAGATCCAGCAGAAGCCGAAATCCCTAGTCATAAGCTATTAGTTCGGGCGGGGTATATCCGTCGTATTGGTAACGGGATTTACGCCTATTTGCCCTTGATGTGGCGCGTTTTGCAAAAAGTGTCTCAGATCGTGCGCGAAGAAATGAACGCTACAGGGGCGCAAGAATGCCTGCTCCCCCAACTGCAACCCGCGCAACTTTGGCAAGAGTCCGGGCGCTGGGATACTTATACCCAAGCTGAAGGGATTATGTTTGCCCTCACAGATCGCCAGGATCGGGAACTCGGTTTAGGTCCGACGCACGAAGAAGTGATTACCACCATTGCGAAAGAAACGATCCGTTCCTATCGCCAGCTACCCGTTCATCTTTACCAAATTCAAACCAAATTTCGCGATGAAATTCGCCCGCGCTTTGGCTTGATGCGGGGTCGCGAATTTATCATGAAGGATGGCTATTCTTTCCACCCCGATGAAGCCAGCCTCGCCAAGACTTATCAGGATATGGATGGGGCGTATCGCAATATGCTGCGACGTTCCGGCTTGCAGTTCCAAGCGGTACAAGCGGACTCTGGGGCAATTGGCGGCGGCGTGTCTCAAGAGTTTATGGTGCTAGCAGATGCGGGGGAAGATGAAGTTCTTTATACTCCCGATGGACAATACGCCGCGAATGTAGAAAAAGCGCTATCTCTGCCGCCCGATAAGGTTGATTCGCCGTTTCAAAAGTACGAAAAACGGGCAACCCCCGATACAGAAACCATTGATAAGGTTTGCAAGTTTCTCAAATGTTCGCCGACGAATGTTGTAAAAAACGTCCTGTATCAAGTGGTTTACGATAACGGCATGACGGTGCTGGTGTTAGTCAGCATTCGCGGCGATCAGGATGTTAATGAGGTGAAACTCTACAATGGCTTGACGGGGTTAGCGCCGCAATACAACGCCAAAACGATTTTAGCGCTAGAAGTTCCGGCCGCAGGGTTGCAACAGGTTTGGGCTACTCGTCCTTTACCGTTGGGATACATGGCTCCGGATTTGGGGGATGATTATATTAGTCCAGCGAAGAATGTGGCCCCGCGCTTTTTACGCATTGTCGATCGCACGGCGATCGCGCTAGAGAATTTTGTCACTGGGGCGAACGAAACCGGCTATCACGTTGTCGGGGCAAATTGGGGTAAAGAGTTTCAACTCCCGCAACACCAGATGGATGTCCGCAAGGCGAAAGCAGGCGATCGCGCGACCCACGATCCCGCCCAAACCCTACAAACCGCTAGAGGCATTGAAGTCGGTCATATCTTCCAACTGGGAACCAAATACTCTCAGGCGATGGGGGCGACCTTTACCACCGAACAAGGGGAAGAACTTCCCTTGTATATGGGCTGTTATGGGGTTGGTGTTTCCCGGTTAGCTCAAGCCGCCGTCGAGCAATCTTACGATAAAGATGGGATTATTTGGCCAGTGGCGATCGCCCCCTACCACGCCATTATCTGCGTTCCCAACATCGGCGACGCCCAACAAGTGGAAGTCGCGGAAAAACTCTATACCCAATTAAATGCGGCTGGCGTGGAAACCTTACTAGACGATCGCAACGAACGGGCAGGCGTAAAATTCAAAGACGCCGATCTGATTGGCATCCCCTTTAGAATTGTGACGGGCCGTTCTTTATCCTCTGGCAAAGTTGAAATTGTTCAGCGAATAAACCACGCCGCAGAAGAGGTTGCAATTGAGGAAGTTGTTCCTTTCTTAAAGGAACGTATCAATACAGCGCTTCAGGCATAAAAGCGAATATAATAGCCCGTCGAAAATCAATTTTTAGGCGGGCCTATGTCTTCTCCCCTTGCTTCGCCTCAACGAATTTCTTCTATTAGAGAAATTCCCTTTCATCCCGGAATTCCCATTGGCTTCATCGTTTTATTAGCAGCCATTCTCTATTTCTTTCAATTGGATGCTAAAAGCCTGTGGATTGATGAGTTAATTAGTATTGCTGACGCTCAAAACGTCGCGTTTCCTCCAACATTCAGCAAGGGTCGCCTACTTTACTACATTCTCCTGCGCGGATGGATGCTGCTAGGCCATCATGATGCCTGGTTAAGAAGCTTGTCCGTTCTATTCGCTTTAGGCAGCGTGATTTTAATTTATCATCTGGGCTGCCGTCTATTTCGACCTGCCACAGGGTTAATTGCTGCCCTTTTGTTCGCGCTTTCCCCGACCATTATCAACCACGCCCAAGAAGTTCGCTACTATACCTTAAGTCTGTTTCTCGGACTGGCAGGGAGCCTCCTATTGGTTCGAGCTATCGATCGTCCGGGGACCATTCAACCGCTGTTAGGGTGGTCAATTTTCAGAATATTAGCGATTGTTACCACCCCCATTAATGCAGCCCTAGCGATCGCAGATGGTGCGATCGTGGGGTGGCATTTTCGGCACAATGGGAGAGCAATTGGGCGATTTTTGGGAGGGGCGATCGCGATCGCCCTCGGTTCTCTCCCCTCCCTCTACTCCATCCTCAACTCGCGCGGTTCGCACTGGGTAGAGGCCTCTACCCCAGGTTTAAGCCATGTTTTGCGAGAAATTCGCTTTCTCACCGCCTATCCTTTTCCACCGACTCCCCCCTACCAAACCCTGTTTTTCCAAGGATTTATTTTGGTGCTGTGGGGACTCATTGCGATCGCCCTGTGGTTGCGCCCCCCCGAACCGCGCATCGCCTGGGTTAGCATCTGGGCATTTGTCCCCCTCGGCGCAATCTTTATGCTCTCCCAGGGGAGCCGCTCCTTTTGGGTCACGCGCTACCTTTTGCTCGTCAGTCCCTACTTATTTTTATCGATCGCCATCGCCCTAGAAAAACTGTGGCAGCGTTGGCGCATCTTGGCGTTGGGCGTTTTGTTGGTTTACGCGATCGCTCTCAGCTTAGGACTGCACGCTTATTACACTCGCAGCGATCGCTATATCGGCGTCACTGGAAATTACCGCGATCTGATCCAAACTATCAGCAACCGCGAACAACCCGGCGATCGCATCTTATGGATTTCCAGCCATACCCGACCCCAACTGACCTTAAACCATTACTATTCAGGAAAAGCCAGCATTAACTACCAGCAACCCCTCCCCCGCGATCGCCTCAACGAAACCGCATTGAGAGCCTGGATCGCCCAACTCCCCTTCTCCCCCTCGCGCACTTGGTTGGTTTACCCCAACAACCGCATCACCCCAGAATTCAGCACCCTACTGGAAAACCAGTTTCAGGTTCAGTTCCATAGGGACTTTAGAAACGCCCATCTCTGGCTGCTCGCCCCTCGAAGCCTACCCCAGAATTGATGGCTCTTGAGGGAGGCATTCTTGAGAAAATAAGCCAAACTAGAGTCGAGATAGAGTCTTGCTCCCCACCAATGTTGCAAACATGGCCAAAGTTGAATTAAAGGCGATCGCATTATCTCTCAGGCAAAGAGAACTTATCTTAGGGGTTATCTTGGCTTTGGTTGCTGGCGCGACAGGATACTTACTCGGACGCCCCCTCTTAGGAATCATCTCAGCGATCGGCATATTCACAATGGCGATCGGCTATCAGTATCCCCAACTCAGCTTATGGCTATTTTTGCTGTACATGCCTTTTGCGGGGACTGTCACCTATAACCTCGGTCAAGGGCATGGACTGTTTCATCTTGTCAAAGACATCTTCTACTTTCCTGCCCTGATCGGTTTGATCCACATTACCAAAAATACCCGCTCCTTTCGCGCGATCGCCTCCCCTCTAAAATGGCCCTTACTCTTCTTAGGCGCAATCTGCCTGCTGTGCTTCCTATTTACGAATTTACCAGCCCAAATTGTCCTGCAACGCCGCGCCTATCCCCTGCTCATGGGTTTAGTGGGATTTAAAACCCTATTTGGTTACATCCCCTTAATTTTCTGTGCCTATTACCTAATCCGCGATCGCCGCAGCCTCTTATTCTTCACGCGATCGCACACCGTCGTGATTTTAGCGTGCTGTAGTTTAGCCTTTATTCAATACCTAATGCTGATCC
It contains:
- the urtE gene encoding urea ABC transporter ATP-binding subunit UrtE, with product MVQASPAIASEGTQLMLQVSGLNVYYGESHILRDVDLSVPSSKMVCLIGRNGVGKTTLLKTIMGLLKPRTGQVVLGDKPITECTPDQRARLGIGYVPQGREIIPRLSVKENLLLGMEARPEGRRGNSEVSEEIFELFPVLKTMLGRMGGDLSGGQQQQLAIARALMGRPRLLVLDEPTEGIQPSIILEIEAAVRRIIETTGISVLLVEQHLHFVRQADWYYAMQKGGIVASGSTSELSNEVIQRFLAV
- a CDS encoding DNA polymerase III subunit alpha, with product MFVGLHIHSDYSLLDGASQLPDLVDRAVELGMPAIALTDHGVMYGAIELLKVCRNKGVKPIIGNEMYVINDDIEVRHKRIKRYHQVVLAKNTQGYKNLVKLTTISNLKGIQGTGIFARPCINKELLKQYREGLIVTSACLGGEVPQAILQRRPDVARRVAQEYKDIFGEDYYLEIQDHGSKEDRIVNVEIVKIAQELGIKVVATNDSHFISCYDVEAHDALLCIQTGKLIVEDKRLRYSGTEYLKSAEEMAQLFRDHLPDEVIKEAIANTLEVADKVEPYNIMGSPRIPDYPVPPEHTADTYLEKLAWDGLLERLGRRSRSEIDPVYKERMETELKVLQQMGFSTYFLVVWDYIKFARDRQIPVGPGRGSAAGSLVAYCLKITNIDPVHHGLLFERFLNPERKSMPDIDTDFCIERRDEMIKYVTEKYGEDRVAQIITFNRMTSKAVLKDVARVLNIPYGDADQMAKMIPVARGKPAKLKVMISDETPAPEFKQKYESDPNVRRWVDMAMRIEGTNKTFGVHAAGVVIAAEPLDEIVPLQKNNDGAVITQYFMEDIESMGLLKMDFLGLKNLTIIKKAVDLIKLNHNLELDPDQIPRDERKAFQILSKGQIKKMPEDIQKTYKVLEAGDLEGIFQLESSGMRQVVRDLKPSCIEDISSILALYRPGPLDAGLIPKFIDRKHGREDIQYEHEILEPILQETYAVLVYQEQIMKLAQDLAGYSLGQADLLRRAMGKKKPEEMQKHRVLFVDGAAQNGISKALADNLFEQMLKFAEYCFNKSHSTAYGYVTYQTAYLKANYPVEYMAALLSANSDNQDKVKAYLNNCQASNIEIEGPDINRSGVEFTPIGQKILFGLSAVKNVGENAIHSILEARKTDGPFRSLADLCDRVDLRAVNRRTLETLIHCGAFDKLNPNRRQLVRDLPFAIDWAQSRAKDRAVGQINLFDMMGDTHAEGKQSNAFESAPTAPPAADYSQQEKLQIEKELLGFYLSDHPLKSLHRATQNIGLSTVSLSRLAEVNKRTKVCAIAILTEVKKVVTKKSGEEMAILKIEDMETQADAVVFPETYKKIGSLIEPDARLILWGKVSQREDNYQIVIDDAVQIEPDRLVVLQLNYDQVSDAQFRQHLLVSLQEQSGEPRQPKVPVIGIIAGQSSRYIIRFGHEFWVQDCETTVNRLSSSSFSVSLQPLSQ
- the proS gene encoding proline--tRNA ligase, with the translated sequence MRLSQMLFYTLREDPAEAEIPSHKLLVRAGYIRRIGNGIYAYLPLMWRVLQKVSQIVREEMNATGAQECLLPQLQPAQLWQESGRWDTYTQAEGIMFALTDRQDRELGLGPTHEEVITTIAKETIRSYRQLPVHLYQIQTKFRDEIRPRFGLMRGREFIMKDGYSFHPDEASLAKTYQDMDGAYRNMLRRSGLQFQAVQADSGAIGGGVSQEFMVLADAGEDEVLYTPDGQYAANVEKALSLPPDKVDSPFQKYEKRATPDTETIDKVCKFLKCSPTNVVKNVLYQVVYDNGMTVLVLVSIRGDQDVNEVKLYNGLTGLAPQYNAKTILALEVPAAGLQQVWATRPLPLGYMAPDLGDDYISPAKNVAPRFLRIVDRTAIALENFVTGANETGYHVVGANWGKEFQLPQHQMDVRKAKAGDRATHDPAQTLQTARGIEVGHIFQLGTKYSQAMGATFTTEQGEELPLYMGCYGVGVSRLAQAAVEQSYDKDGIIWPVAIAPYHAIICVPNIGDAQQVEVAEKLYTQLNAAGVETLLDDRNERAGVKFKDADLIGIPFRIVTGRSLSSGKVEIVQRINHAAEEVAIEEVVPFLKERINTALQA
- a CDS encoding glycosyltransferase family 39 protein, producing MSSPLASPQRISSIREIPFHPGIPIGFIVLLAAILYFFQLDAKSLWIDELISIADAQNVAFPPTFSKGRLLYYILLRGWMLLGHHDAWLRSLSVLFALGSVILIYHLGCRLFRPATGLIAALLFALSPTIINHAQEVRYYTLSLFLGLAGSLLLVRAIDRPGTIQPLLGWSIFRILAIVTTPINAALAIADGAIVGWHFRHNGRAIGRFLGGAIAIALGSLPSLYSILNSRGSHWVEASTPGLSHVLREIRFLTAYPFPPTPPYQTLFFQGFILVLWGLIAIALWLRPPEPRIAWVSIWAFVPLGAIFMLSQGSRSFWVTRYLLLVSPYLFLSIAIALEKLWQRWRILALGVLLVYAIALSLGLHAYYTRSDRYIGVTGNYRDLIQTISNREQPGDRILWISSHTRPQLTLNHYYSGKASINYQQPLPRDRLNETALRAWIAQLPFSPSRTWLVYPNNRITPEFSTLLENQFQVQFHRDFRNAHLWLLAPRSLPQN
- a CDS encoding pentapeptide repeat-containing protein, whose translation is MDSNELLQRYEAGETKFPGASLSRANLSNADLIGINLYQADLQNANLVFAYLNRANLNRANLMGVNLSGANLSQASLSSANLKDADLHGALLPQADLRNANLILANLLDANLIEADLRGADLSGANLTGACLRGANFREEKRLYTSSLRGTTLRKADLQGVNLTGANLAKVDLSGANLAEATLRNVDLRGANLNGANLSGAFLTEANLSEANLQQATLVNTKIERGNLTNADLQGVNLSGSLLADAKLVRANLSQTNLYRTRLTRGDLSRAKLVGANLTEADLIEAYLARTDLTNANLTKANLVRAEMSSTNLLGAILQATIMPDGNIRNSR